The sequence GCGACTATACCTCGCTGCCGTTCGAGATCGGCTTCAACGCGCGCTATCTGCTCGACATCCTCGCGCAGATCGACGGCGACATGGTCGAGGTCCATCTCGCCGACGCCGCCGCGCCGACCCTGATTCGCGAGAACGACACCGCGCCCGCGCTCTACGTGCTGATGCCGATGCGCGTCTGACCGGCCGCTTGCCGGAAGTAGGGAATTTCCTTACCTTGATGGCATGATCCACAGCCGGCTCAGCAGCAAGGCCCAGACCACCATTCCCCGTGCGGTGCGCGCCGCTTTGGGCGTGAAGGAAGGGGATCGGCTGGCCTATCAGATCGACGGCGACCGCGTCATCGTGACGCGCGCGGCGCCCGTGTCGGCCGATCCGTTCGATAATCCGTTCGCGATGTTCACCGAATGGGCGGACGAACTCGACTCGGTCTACGACGATCTTTGAGGCGGGAAGCATCGTGCGGGTGCCCTTCCCGCACGTCGAGCGCCCAGTAATGGTGCCCAGGCCCGCGCTGGTCGTGTCGAAGCGTCCTCTCGGACTGGAAGGGCTGCTCATCTGGACGATGATGATCACCAACGCAGATCGGGCGGCATGGCCCGGGGACGTGCCGATCGACGACTGGCAGGGGCTTGGTCTGCTTATCCCGTCCAAGGTACGCACCGCGAAGATCGCCGCCGTCGAGGCCGGCGCCGCGACCCTACTCGGCCGGCTCGATGCGCTAACTTGGCGGACCGTTCGTGATCACGTTCACGCCGCTTTGTTCGACGGGCCGTGACGCTCACCCGCCTCGCGCTCACCGACTTCCGCAATCATGCCGATCTGGTGATCGCCCCCGGGCCGGGGCTGGTGATCCTCACCGGCGAGAATGGCGCGGGCAAGACCAACATCCTCGAGGCGGTGTCGCTGCTGGCGCCCGGCCGCGGCCTGCGCGGTGCGGCCCTGTCCGAAATGGCGCGCGGCGACGGGCCGGGCGGTTTCGCGATCGCAACGACGCTCGACGCCGAGGCGACCCTCGGCACCGGCACGCTCGCGGCGGCGCCCGAGCGGCGGCAGGTCCGGATCAACGGCGCCGGGGCGGCCGCGGCGGCGCTGGGCGAGTGGCTCGCTTTGTTGTGGCTCACGCCGGCGATGGACCGGTTGTTCGCCGAGAGCGCCGGCGGCCGGCGGCGCTTCCTCGACCGGCTGGTGCTCGCACGCGATCCCGGCCACGCCACCCGCGCGACCCGCTACGAAGCCGCGATGCGCGCGCGCAACAAATTGCTCGCCGAGCCGGACGGCACCGATCCAGCGTGGCTGTCCGCGCTGGAGGCGGGAATGGCCGAGCATGGCGCGGCGATCGCATCCGCGCGCGCGGCCACCGTCGCCGCGCTGGCGGCGCGGCTGATCGACCAGCCGCCGGGGCCGTTCGCGCGCGCCGGCATCGCGCTCACCGGCTGGCAGGCCGCGGCCGACGAACCCGCGCCGGCGCTGGCGGCGGAGCTGCGGGCGAGCCGCGGTCGCGATGCGGCGGCAGGGCGCGCGCTCGCCGGGCCGCATCGCTCCGACCTTGCCGTGACGCATCTCGACAAGGGGCTGCCGGCCGCACTCTGCTCGACCGGCGAGCAGAAGGCACTGCTGCTCGGTCTGCTGCTCGCCCATGCCGATCTGGTGGCGGCGGCGCGCGGCAGCCGGCCGATCCTGCTGCTGGACGAGGTGGCGGCGCATCTCGATCCGCGCCGCCGCGCCGCCTTGTTCGAGCGGCTCGACTCGGCGGGCGGCCAGGTATGGATGACCGGCACCGAGCCCGCGCCGTTTGCCGACGCCCCCGCCGGCGCGTGGCTGCTGGCGCTCGGGCCGCCGCCGATCGTATAGAAGAATTCAACCTTTCCTGTGGCATCGTGGTCGTGGCTATTCTACCGACCGCGCCGTACCGACGACCGCGGAGAGGGTCGGTGTGCACGGGTGAGAACGGCGCCGAAGCGCGCCCGGTTCGCGGGGCCGGCGGCGTCGGGCGAAGGAGAATGTGGTGACGAAGAACCTGATTTTCGTCCTGATCCTGTTCTTCGTGGCCTATGTCCCGCTGTACATGATGGCGACCGCGCAGCTGCGGCGGCTGATCGGCCCCAATTTCGCGGTGTCGTTCTGCATCGCGA is a genomic window of Sphingomonas nostoxanthinifaciens containing:
- a CDS encoding AbrB/MazE/SpoVT family DNA-binding domain-containing protein, which translates into the protein MIHSRLSSKAQTTIPRAVRAALGVKEGDRLAYQIDGDRVIVTRAAPVSADPFDNPFAMFTEWADELDSVYDDL
- a CDS encoding type II toxin-antitoxin system PemK/MazF family toxin encodes the protein MVPRPALVVSKRPLGLEGLLIWTMMITNADRAAWPGDVPIDDWQGLGLLIPSKVRTAKIAAVEAGAATLLGRLDALTWRTVRDHVHAALFDGP
- the recF gene encoding DNA replication/repair protein RecF (All proteins in this family for which functions are known are DNA-binding proteins that assist the filamentation of RecA onto DNA for the initiation of recombination or recombinational repair.), yielding MTLTRLALTDFRNHADLVIAPGPGLVILTGENGAGKTNILEAVSLLAPGRGLRGAALSEMARGDGPGGFAIATTLDAEATLGTGTLAAAPERRQVRINGAGAAAAALGEWLALLWLTPAMDRLFAESAGGRRRFLDRLVLARDPGHATRATRYEAAMRARNKLLAEPDGTDPAWLSALEAGMAEHGAAIASARAATVAALAARLIDQPPGPFARAGIALTGWQAAADEPAPALAAELRASRGRDAAAGRALAGPHRSDLAVTHLDKGLPAALCSTGEQKALLLGLLLAHADLVAAARGSRPILLLDEVAAHLDPRRRAALFERLDSAGGQVWMTGTEPAPFADAPAGAWLLALGPPPIV